In one Moritella sp. 5 genomic region, the following are encoded:
- the map gene encoding type I methionyl aminopeptidase, with protein sequence MSVIIKTEDQIEKMRVAGRLAAQVLEMIEPFVVAGVTTQELNDRCHEFTLANDALSAPLFYPSYDENDDTAFPKSICTSINSVVCHGVPDDRPLENGDIVNLDITVIKDGLHGDTSKMFLVGDVSPRDKQLCRIAQEALYEGLRQVKPGTRLSRIGEIIEKKIKTHNKANPTRKYSIVEEYCGHGIGEKFHEEPQVLHYKSRFNESNQNLVLKEGMCFTIEPMINAGKKHNEVADDHWTVLTKDNKNSAQWEHTIVVTKDGCEIMTLRDEETIPRILKN encoded by the coding sequence ATGAGCGTAATCATTAAAACTGAAGATCAAATCGAAAAAATGCGCGTTGCGGGTAGATTAGCAGCACAAGTACTAGAAATGATAGAACCGTTTGTAGTTGCCGGGGTGACTACTCAGGAATTAAATGATCGTTGCCATGAATTCACTTTAGCAAACGACGCATTATCTGCACCACTGTTCTACCCAAGTTATGATGAAAATGATGACACAGCATTTCCAAAATCGATCTGCACATCAATTAACAGTGTTGTTTGTCACGGTGTGCCAGATGACCGCCCGTTAGAAAATGGCGACATCGTTAACCTTGATATTACCGTCATCAAAGATGGCTTACACGGCGATACATCCAAAATGTTTCTCGTTGGTGACGTTTCACCACGTGATAAGCAGCTATGTCGTATTGCGCAAGAAGCATTATACGAAGGTTTACGTCAAGTTAAACCAGGTACGCGTTTAAGCCGTATTGGTGAGATCATTGAGAAAAAAATCAAGACTCATAATAAAGCGAACCCAACACGTAAATACTCAATTGTAGAAGAATACTGTGGTCACGGTATTGGTGAAAAATTCCATGAAGAACCACAAGTATTACATTACAAATCACGCTTCAACGAAAGCAACCAAAATCTAGTGCTTAAAGAAGGCATGTGCTTCACGATTGAACCTATGATCAACGCGGGTAAAAAACACAATGAAGTCGCCGATGACCATTGGACAGTGTTAACCAAAGACAATAAAAACTCAGCGCAATGGGAACATACGATTGTTGTAACCAAAGACGGTTGTGAAATTATGACATTACGTGATGAAGAAACTATTCCGCGTATCTTAAAAAACTAA
- the glnD gene encoding bifunctional uridylyltransferase/uridylyl-removing protein GlnD, with protein sequence MDPTQYAPALLLDEELTLRHCKSHMQEFQAWLEQRFFGGDDIIALVSCRAEYMDQLLNRLWQKFGLAKQSELALVAVGGYGRGELHPKSDIDLLITTTLPLTTEQEQAISLFITMLWDLRLEVGHSVRTINECLEQGLADITIATNLLESRLITGSEDTYAQLQDIIDPETFWPSQDFFQAKHEEQLARHHQFKGSSYNLEPDLKSSPGGLRDLQTILWITRRHFGSNSFFELTNHGFLTKGEYHELEDCQNFLWRVRFALHLGLKRCDNRLLFDRQTTVAEALGYRGEGNQAVETMMKQFYQTIRRVTELNEMLLQLFNQAILGHVGMDVRNITADFQLRGSLIDTTSTDLFTRRPSAIIELFYHIADNEHITGIYASTIRELRDARRKLTTWLEDIPECREQLMQLFKHPNACGLAITLMHKHGVIAAYIPQWSRILGQMQFDLFHNYTVDEHTHRLVKIINSYKWDKTKETHPLCCEIFPRLEKPELLIIAAIFHDIGKGQKGNHSEIGAIDARAFCKKHGINKADRKMVSRLVKYHLLMSVTAQRRDIHDPEIITEFARTIGDQEHLNYLYCLTVADICATNDSLWNNWKGSLLRELYFLTQQALRRGLENPLDAKFRIRNNKDTALAFLENSRFSTEQIQALWTTFRSEYFLRNDPSQICWHTTGILNHEDPTQPLVLISQNSTRGGNEVFIYAKDNKHLFASAVSTLGNKNLNIHDAKITSSRNGYVLDSFVILDQTGDTLATDRVYALQAALETVLKTGKAPVLRKQRIPRQIKQFSVKTKVTFLATKKKRTFVEIITLDTPGLLARISAILSSENIMLHNAKISTIGERAEDFFIISGNNNQPLSPEQQAELRHNLITALADN encoded by the coding sequence ATGGATCCAACTCAATATGCCCCCGCATTACTCTTAGATGAAGAGTTAACACTTCGTCATTGTAAATCACACATGCAAGAGTTTCAGGCTTGGCTTGAACAACGATTTTTTGGTGGTGATGATATTATTGCGTTAGTATCTTGCCGCGCAGAATACATGGATCAGTTACTCAACCGCCTTTGGCAAAAGTTTGGTTTGGCAAAACAGTCTGAACTCGCTTTGGTTGCCGTTGGAGGGTATGGACGTGGTGAATTACACCCTAAATCAGACATTGATTTACTCATTACAACAACCTTGCCATTAACCACAGAACAAGAGCAGGCAATATCACTCTTCATCACTATGTTATGGGATTTACGCTTAGAGGTTGGCCACAGTGTTCGCACCATTAATGAATGTTTAGAGCAAGGTTTAGCTGATATTACTATTGCGACTAATTTATTAGAGTCGCGCTTGATCACGGGTTCTGAAGACACTTACGCACAGTTACAAGACATTATAGATCCTGAAACTTTTTGGCCAAGCCAAGATTTCTTCCAAGCCAAGCATGAAGAACAACTCGCTCGTCATCACCAATTTAAAGGTTCATCTTATAACTTAGAGCCTGACCTAAAGAGCAGTCCCGGAGGCTTGCGCGATTTACAGACTATTCTGTGGATCACCCGTCGTCATTTTGGCTCAAATAGTTTCTTCGAATTAACTAATCACGGGTTTTTAACCAAAGGGGAATACCACGAGCTTGAAGATTGCCAAAATTTCTTATGGCGAGTACGCTTTGCGCTGCACCTAGGTTTAAAACGCTGTGATAACCGCCTATTATTCGACAGGCAAACCACGGTCGCAGAAGCACTCGGTTACCGCGGTGAAGGTAATCAAGCTGTCGAAACCATGATGAAACAGTTTTATCAGACTATCCGCCGGGTCACCGAGCTAAATGAAATGCTGTTGCAGCTATTTAATCAAGCGATCCTCGGGCATGTGGGGATGGATGTGCGCAATATTACCGCAGACTTTCAACTCCGTGGTAGTTTAATTGATACCACCAGCACCGACCTATTTACGCGTCGCCCGAGTGCCATTATCGAATTGTTTTATCATATTGCGGATAACGAACATATCACTGGCATTTATGCGAGCACCATTCGTGAATTACGTGACGCCAGACGTAAGCTCACGACCTGGTTAGAAGATATTCCCGAGTGTCGTGAACAGTTAATGCAATTATTTAAACATCCCAACGCGTGCGGCTTAGCAATAACATTAATGCACAAGCATGGGGTTATTGCTGCCTATATTCCACAATGGAGTCGCATCCTCGGCCAAATGCAGTTTGATTTATTTCATAACTATACTGTGGATGAACATACCCACCGTTTAGTGAAGATCATTAACTCTTACAAATGGGACAAGACCAAAGAAACCCATCCATTGTGCTGCGAGATATTCCCACGTTTAGAAAAACCGGAATTATTGATCATTGCGGCCATTTTCCACGACATAGGGAAAGGCCAAAAGGGCAATCACTCTGAAATCGGTGCTATAGACGCCCGCGCATTCTGTAAGAAACACGGGATCAATAAGGCTGACCGAAAAATGGTGTCTCGATTAGTCAAATACCATCTATTAATGTCCGTAACCGCACAACGTCGTGATATTCACGATCCAGAAATCATTACCGAGTTCGCTCGGACCATTGGTGATCAAGAACATTTAAATTACCTTTATTGCCTTACTGTCGCCGATATTTGCGCGACGAATGACAGCTTATGGAATAATTGGAAAGGTTCACTGCTACGTGAATTGTATTTCTTAACTCAACAAGCATTACGCCGAGGTTTAGAAAATCCACTCGATGCAAAATTCAGAATTAGAAATAATAAAGATACTGCGTTGGCCTTCTTGGAAAATAGCCGTTTTAGCACTGAACAGATCCAAGCATTGTGGACCACATTTCGTTCCGAGTATTTTTTACGTAATGATCCCAGTCAGATCTGTTGGCATACGACAGGTATTCTCAATCACGAAGATCCCACTCAACCACTGGTTCTGATCAGTCAAAATAGTACCCGCGGTGGTAATGAAGTATTTATTTATGCCAAAGACAATAAGCATTTGTTCGCTTCAGCTGTATCTACATTAGGGAATAAAAACTTAAACATTCATGATGCGAAAATCACCTCAAGCCGTAATGGTTATGTACTCGATAGTTTCGTGATCTTGGATCAAACCGGTGATACTCTTGCTACGGATCGTGTTTATGCATTACAAGCAGCATTAGAGACGGTATTAAAGACAGGTAAAGCGCCTGTATTAAGAAAACAGCGTATTCCACGACAAATTAAACAGTTTTCAGTAAAAACCAAAGTAACGTTCTTAGCAACCAAGAAAAAGCGTACTTTTGTCGAGATCATCACCTTAGATACCCCAGGGCTACTAGCCCGAATCAGTGCTATTTTGAGCTCAGAAAATATTATGCTGCATAACGCCAAAATTTCAACTATTGGTGAGCGCGCAGAAGATTTCTTCATTATTTCGGGTAATAACAATCAGCCGCTATCACCAGAACAGCAAGCGGAATTACGCCATAATTTGATTACCGCATTGGCTGATAACTAA
- the pyrH gene encoding UMP kinase: MTTNPKPAYRRILLKLSGEALMGDENFGIDPKVLDRMAQEIKEIVELGVQVGLVIGGGNLFRGAGLAEAGMNRVVGDHMGMLATVMNGLAMRDALHRAYVNARLMSAIELRGVCDSYNWAEAISLLKTGRVVIFSAGTGNPFCTTDSAACLRGIEIEADIVLKATKVDGVYSEDPVKNPDAEFYANLEYREVVEKELKIMDLSAFTMARDHDLPMRVFNMTKPGALRRVIMGEAEGTLISNAAKK; encoded by the coding sequence ATGACTACCAACCCGAAACCTGCATATCGTCGTATTTTATTAAAGCTTAGCGGTGAAGCGCTGATGGGAGACGAGAATTTTGGTATTGATCCTAAAGTTCTGGATCGCATGGCACAAGAAATCAAAGAAATTGTTGAGTTAGGTGTTCAAGTTGGTTTGGTTATTGGTGGCGGAAACCTATTCCGTGGTGCAGGTCTGGCTGAAGCGGGTATGAACCGTGTAGTGGGCGATCACATGGGCATGTTAGCGACTGTGATGAATGGCTTAGCAATGCGTGATGCACTTCACCGTGCTTATGTGAATGCTCGTTTAATGTCTGCAATTGAATTACGTGGCGTATGTGACAGCTATAATTGGGCTGAAGCAATTAGCTTATTAAAAACTGGTCGAGTTGTTATTTTCTCGGCGGGTACAGGTAACCCATTCTGTACAACTGATTCAGCTGCGTGTTTACGTGGTATTGAAATTGAAGCTGATATTGTATTGAAAGCAACAAAAGTTGACGGTGTATACTCTGAAGATCCAGTGAAAAACCCAGATGCTGAATTCTACGCTAATCTTGAGTATCGTGAAGTTGTAGAAAAAGAACTTAAAATCATGGATTTATCTGCGTTTACTATGGCGCGTGACCATGACTTACCTATGCGTGTATTTAACATGACTAAGCCAGGTGCTTTACGTCGTGTTATCATGGGTGAAGCTGAAGGCACATTGATTTCAAATGCAGCAAAGAAATAA
- a CDS encoding DUF3549 family protein, which translates to MANMHTLNTLSEFLLQAKTQFRVYDMGRKISKISTDDFMQFESAQQAYPAPLQRHAQFAITFWNKNENNQHYIWFLKFPLDEQGLLIQGTRNTFLNMVVDSLGLMLEKTPSKEEQEHLATNPYVFKPSTDKVAMLNAVINRDFIRPESKYYPTAHNYFANKLGFEQWQDVGVQGICDIATRLNRDNNAEHLAAALPKLPTEPLYSLCLALEHEALPTIISEALAQLISQEVAQEKPDDVRLSMLIRALSSAPAQGLRTALYPALFKHNDISQTIVALAGRCWHDFNDDTQLLAFFEAAVQQQQGEELFIYLFSDLVAIPSLRNKVLAMLRNPERSNTLGSAIGLLFRQKRS; encoded by the coding sequence ATGGCAAATATGCATACCCTCAACACGCTATCGGAATTTCTGTTACAAGCAAAGACTCAGTTCCGCGTGTATGATATGGGTCGTAAGATCAGCAAAATTTCTACCGACGACTTTATGCAATTTGAATCCGCACAGCAAGCTTATCCAGCGCCACTACAACGCCATGCTCAATTTGCCATTACCTTTTGGAACAAAAATGAGAATAATCAGCATTACATCTGGTTTCTTAAGTTCCCACTTGATGAGCAAGGTTTACTTATCCAAGGTACACGTAACACCTTCCTCAACATGGTTGTTGACTCGCTTGGTCTGATGTTAGAAAAAACCCCCAGTAAAGAAGAACAAGAACACCTAGCCACCAACCCATACGTATTCAAACCAAGCACAGATAAAGTGGCTATGTTAAACGCGGTCATCAACCGTGATTTTATTCGCCCAGAAAGTAAATACTACCCAACGGCCCACAACTATTTTGCCAATAAGCTTGGTTTTGAGCAATGGCAAGATGTCGGTGTACAAGGTATTTGTGATATCGCCACACGTTTAAACCGCGATAATAATGCTGAGCACCTTGCAGCTGCATTACCAAAACTGCCAACTGAACCTTTATATTCACTTTGTCTGGCGCTTGAACATGAAGCTTTACCAACAATCATAAGTGAAGCCTTAGCGCAGTTAATAAGCCAAGAAGTAGCACAAGAGAAACCCGATGATGTACGTTTATCAATGTTGATACGTGCATTATCAAGCGCTCCTGCACAAGGCCTACGTACCGCACTCTACCCAGCGCTATTTAAACATAACGACATTAGCCAAACAATTGTCGCGTTAGCGGGACGTTGCTGGCACGACTTTAATGACGACACACAGCTATTGGCGTTCTTTGAAGCCGCGGTACAACAGCAACAAGGCGAAGAACTGTTTATCTACCTATTCTCTGATTTAGTTGCAATACCAAGTCTACGTAATAAAGTATTAGCCATGCTGCGTAACCCTGAGCGCAGTAATACGCTTGGTAGTGCTATCGGATTGCTGTTTCGTCAAAAACGCAGCTAA
- the rpsB gene encoding 30S ribosomal protein S2, with protein sequence MSTVSMRDMLQAGVHFGHQTRYWNPKMKQFIFGARSKVHIINLEQTVPMFNDALGFIKNVADKKGKVLFVGTKKAAGETIKEAALSCDQFYVDHRWLGGMLTNWKTVRQSIKRLTTLEAQSQDGTFEQLTKKEALMNTREMIKLEKSLGGIKTMGGLPDVLFIIDADHEHIAIKEANNLGIPVVAIVDTNSNPDNIDFVVPGNDDAIRAIKLYAGAVAASVNEGRNQDIAAQAESDFIEEAK encoded by the coding sequence ATGTCTACAGTATCAATGCGCGATATGCTACAAGCCGGTGTTCATTTCGGTCACCAAACTCGTTACTGGAACCCAAAGATGAAGCAATTCATCTTTGGTGCTCGTAGTAAAGTACATATCATCAACCTAGAGCAAACTGTTCCTATGTTCAACGACGCACTTGGTTTTATCAAGAACGTTGCAGACAAAAAAGGTAAAGTTCTTTTTGTTGGTACTAAAAAAGCTGCTGGCGAAACAATCAAAGAAGCTGCACTTTCATGTGACCAGTTCTACGTTGATCATCGCTGGTTAGGCGGTATGTTGACTAACTGGAAAACAGTTCGTCAATCAATCAAACGTCTTACTACTCTAGAAGCACAATCACAAGACGGTACATTCGAGCAACTTACTAAAAAAGAAGCTCTAATGAACACTCGTGAAATGATCAAACTAGAGAAAAGCCTTGGTGGTATTAAAACTATGGGCGGTTTACCTGATGTTCTTTTCATTATCGATGCTGACCATGAGCACATCGCTATTAAAGAAGCTAACAACCTAGGTATCCCAGTAGTAGCTATCGTTGATACTAACTCAAACCCAGACAACATCGATTTTGTTGTACCTGGTAACGATGATGCGATCCGTGCTATCAAACTTTACGCTGGCGCAGTAGCTGCAAGTGTAAACGAAGGCCGTAATCAAGACATCGCTGCACAAGCTGAAAGCGATTTCATCGAAGAAGCTAAATAA
- the truC gene encoding tRNA pseudouridine(65) synthase TruC has translation MLDILYQDEYLVAIDKPAGLLVHRSWLDSHETQFAMQMVRDQIGQHVYTVHRLDRPTSGVLLFALSSEVARQMSEIFQAHELTKRYLAVVRGWINETGTLDYALKVELDKIADKQATQDKEAQEAVTHYKPLHQVEIPYAISKNHPTSRYCLMELEPQTGRKHQLRRHMKHLFHPIVGDTTHGDGRHNVFYREHFELSRLLLIAKSLSFIHPVTEQPVHIEAAVGEEVLGLFEQFGWPAQESNYLPQTAEK, from the coding sequence ATGTTAGATATTTTATATCAAGATGAATACTTGGTCGCGATTGATAAACCAGCAGGTTTGTTAGTTCATCGCAGTTGGTTAGACAGTCATGAAACTCAGTTTGCTATGCAAATGGTACGTGATCAGATTGGTCAGCATGTTTATACTGTACATCGTTTAGATAGACCCACATCAGGCGTATTGTTATTTGCATTATCAAGCGAAGTAGCAAGACAGATGAGCGAGATATTTCAGGCTCATGAGTTAACTAAACGTTACCTTGCTGTGGTACGTGGTTGGATAAATGAAACGGGGACATTAGATTACGCCCTGAAAGTAGAACTCGATAAGATTGCGGATAAGCAAGCAACGCAAGATAAAGAAGCACAAGAGGCTGTAACGCATTATAAACCTTTGCATCAGGTGGAAATTCCGTATGCGATAAGTAAAAACCACCCGACGAGTCGTTATTGCTTAATGGAACTTGAACCTCAAACAGGTCGTAAACACCAATTGCGTCGTCATATGAAGCATTTATTCCACCCAATAGTGGGCGATACTACCCACGGTGATGGTCGTCATAATGTGTTTTATCGCGAGCACTTTGAGTTGTCACGTCTGTTACTTATTGCAAAATCATTATCTTTTATTCACCCAGTTACAGAGCAGCCTGTACATATCGAAGCCGCCGTTGGTGAAGAAGTATTAGGGTTATTCGAGCAATTTGGTTGGCCTGCACAAGAAAGTAATTATTTACCGCAAACAGCAGAAAAATAG
- the tsf gene encoding translation elongation factor Ts has protein sequence MAITAAMVKELRERTAAGMMDCKKALVAAEGDMELAIENMRKSGAVKAAKKAGRIAAEGVVKTKVANGVAVLVEINSETDFVAKDASFLAFANQVVEVAHAGEFNTAEALLAAKFDAELTVEEARANLIAKIGENINVRRSVVVKGDNMAAYVHGGTIGVVTVLKGGNEELAKKLAMHVAAAKPEFVKPEDVPASVVEKEKAIQIEIAVNSGKPQEIAEKMVVGRMKKFTGEVSLTGQAFIMEPSKTVGQLLKEEGADVETFIRIEVGEGIEKAEDDFAAEVAATVAAAKKA, from the coding sequence ATGGCAATTACTGCTGCAATGGTTAAAGAACTGCGCGAACGTACAGCTGCAGGCATGATGGATTGTAAAAAAGCGCTTGTTGCTGCTGAAGGCGACATGGAATTAGCAATCGAAAACATGCGTAAATCAGGCGCTGTAAAAGCGGCTAAAAAAGCAGGTCGTATTGCTGCTGAAGGCGTTGTTAAAACTAAAGTTGCTAACGGCGTTGCTGTTCTAGTTGAAATCAACTCAGAAACAGATTTCGTAGCAAAAGATGCAAGCTTCTTAGCATTTGCTAACCAAGTTGTTGAAGTTGCTCACGCTGGTGAATTTAACACTGCTGAAGCACTACTAGCCGCTAAATTTGACGCTGAATTAACAGTTGAAGAAGCGCGTGCTAACCTAATTGCTAAAATTGGCGAGAACATCAATGTTCGTCGTTCAGTTGTAGTTAAAGGTGACAACATGGCTGCATACGTACACGGCGGCACTATCGGTGTTGTTACTGTACTTAAAGGTGGTAATGAAGAATTAGCTAAGAAACTTGCTATGCACGTAGCAGCAGCTAAGCCTGAGTTCGTTAAACCTGAAGATGTTCCTGCATCTGTAGTTGAAAAAGAAAAAGCGATCCAAATCGAAATCGCAGTGAACAGTGGCAAACCACAAGAAATCGCTGAGAAAATGGTTGTTGGTCGTATGAAGAAATTCACTGGTGAAGTTAGCCTTACTGGCCAAGCTTTCATCATGGAACCTTCAAAAACTGTTGGTCAACTTCTTAAAGAAGAAGGCGCAGACGTTGAAACATTTATCCGCATCGAAGTGGGTGAAGGTATCGAGAAAGCGGAAGACGATTTCGCCGCTGAAGTTGCAGCTACAGTAGCAGCAGCTAAAAAAGCATAA
- the dapD gene encoding 2,3,4,5-tetrahydropyridine-2,6-dicarboxylate N-succinyltransferase has protein sequence MATFSLAFGSTTKNTAGKIIEAFFPNPLLNPSDKLVADISEIVNYSGQNQVIEVTPAHATQLATAFAANDDAANAKFATAAANSKQPLVLVILATDEKPTSVAEGYLKLQLISHRLVKPHGTVLDGIFGLLHNIAWTNQGPIDLPELAERQIEARLAGEVLTVSCVDKFPKMTDYVVPTGVRIAHTARVRLGAHVGEGTTIMHEGFVNFNAGTEGVSMIEGRISGGVIVGNGSDIGGGASIMGTLSGGGQLVISMGENCLLGANAGLGIPLGNRCTIEAGLYITAGSKVQMLDASNQAVEVVKARDLAGKDDLLFRRNSISGTIECLTNKSAVELNAELHSNN, from the coding sequence ATGGCCACTTTTTCACTCGCTTTCGGTAGTACTACTAAAAATACTGCAGGTAAAATTATCGAAGCTTTTTTCCCTAATCCTCTGCTAAACCCAAGTGACAAACTGGTTGCCGACATTAGTGAAATAGTTAATTACTCAGGTCAAAATCAAGTCATTGAAGTAACGCCAGCACACGCAACACAACTTGCAACTGCATTCGCCGCAAATGATGATGCCGCTAATGCTAAATTTGCAACAGCCGCAGCGAACAGCAAACAACCACTTGTACTTGTTATACTTGCTACGGATGAAAAACCCACATCTGTTGCAGAAGGTTATCTGAAGCTACAACTGATTTCACATCGCCTAGTTAAACCACATGGAACGGTACTTGACGGTATCTTTGGTCTATTGCATAACATCGCATGGACTAACCAAGGCCCTATCGATTTACCTGAGCTTGCAGAGCGTCAAATTGAAGCACGTCTTGCAGGTGAAGTATTGACCGTGAGCTGTGTTGATAAATTCCCTAAAATGACAGATTATGTGGTACCTACAGGTGTACGTATTGCGCATACTGCGCGTGTGCGTTTAGGTGCTCACGTTGGTGAAGGCACAACTATCATGCATGAAGGCTTTGTTAACTTTAATGCTGGCACAGAGGGTGTAAGCATGATTGAAGGTCGTATATCTGGGGGTGTTATAGTTGGTAACGGTTCTGACATCGGTGGCGGCGCATCTATCATGGGGACATTAAGTGGCGGTGGCCAATTAGTTATCTCGATGGGCGAAAATTGCTTACTTGGCGCAAACGCTGGTTTAGGTATACCACTCGGTAACCGCTGTACCATTGAAGCAGGCTTATACATTACAGCTGGTTCTAAAGTTCAAATGCTAGATGCAAGTAACCAAGCTGTAGAAGTAGTTAAAGCACGTGATTTAGCCGGTAAAGATGACTTGTTATTCCGTCGTAATTCAATCTCAGGCACGATTGAATGTTTAACCAATAAATCAGCGGTTGAACTAAACGCAGAGCTACATTCAAACAACTAG
- the ptsG gene encoding PTS glucose transporter subunit IIBC, translated as MSNAFANLQKVGKSLMLPVSVLPVAGILLGVGAANFSFLPEVVSQLMEQAGGSVFGQMALLFAVGVALGFTKNDGVAGLSAIVGYGIMTATLNVMSTVMGVESINTGVLGGIFVGGLAGWAFNRFYRIQLPEYLGFFAGKRAVPIITGFCAIALGALLSVVWPPIGAVISTFSDWAAHQNPTLAFGIYGVVERALIPFGLHHIWNVPFFYEAGTCTNNAGEVVHGIMTCFLTADDATRAAGNGFGQLAGGYLFKMFGLPAAAIAIAHSAKPENRAKVMGIMASAALTSFLTGITEPIEFAFLFIAPVLYAIHALLAGLAYVLTNSLGIVHGHTFSNGFIDFVVQAPHAENMLLLVGLGVIYAIIYYIVFRTVIRMLDLKTPGREDDDEVAAVAVSTDEMAAELVAAFGGKDNITNLDACITRLRVSVNSVDNVNQDKLKQLGAKAVVVAGSGIQAIFGTKSDNLRTDMEDYINTL; from the coding sequence ATGAGTAACGCGTTTGCAAATCTACAGAAAGTAGGTAAGTCATTAATGTTACCTGTATCGGTGTTACCGGTTGCAGGTATTTTATTAGGTGTTGGTGCGGCCAACTTTAGTTTTTTACCTGAAGTTGTTTCACAATTAATGGAGCAAGCTGGTGGCTCGGTATTTGGTCAGATGGCGTTGCTATTTGCCGTTGGTGTTGCCTTAGGTTTTACCAAAAATGATGGTGTTGCAGGCCTTTCTGCTATTGTTGGCTACGGTATCATGACCGCCACGTTAAACGTAATGTCGACAGTGATGGGCGTTGAAAGTATTAACACTGGTGTACTTGGTGGTATCTTTGTTGGTGGCTTAGCTGGTTGGGCATTTAACCGTTTCTATCGGATCCAATTGCCTGAATACTTGGGCTTCTTTGCCGGTAAGCGTGCTGTGCCAATCATCACGGGTTTCTGTGCCATTGCGCTTGGAGCGTTACTTTCTGTTGTTTGGCCACCAATTGGTGCGGTGATCAGCACTTTCTCAGACTGGGCAGCCCATCAAAATCCTACATTGGCGTTTGGTATCTACGGTGTTGTTGAACGTGCGCTGATCCCATTTGGTTTACACCATATTTGGAATGTACCATTTTTCTATGAAGCGGGTACTTGTACCAATAATGCTGGTGAAGTTGTGCATGGTATTATGACGTGTTTCCTAACTGCTGATGATGCAACACGTGCTGCGGGTAATGGTTTTGGTCAACTTGCTGGTGGTTATTTATTTAAAATGTTTGGTTTGCCAGCTGCGGCAATTGCGATTGCGCATTCTGCGAAACCTGAAAATCGCGCTAAAGTCATGGGTATTATGGCATCTGCTGCGTTGACGTCATTCTTAACGGGTATTACTGAACCAATTGAATTTGCATTCTTATTTATTGCTCCTGTACTTTATGCAATCCATGCTTTACTTGCAGGCCTTGCGTATGTATTAACGAACTCTTTGGGTATTGTTCACGGTCATACCTTCTCGAACGGTTTTATTGATTTTGTAGTACAAGCTCCTCACGCTGAAAATATGCTGCTGTTAGTCGGTCTAGGCGTTATTTATGCGATTATCTATTATATCGTATTCCGTACAGTGATCCGTATGCTGGACTTGAAAACACCAGGTCGCGAGGATGACGATGAGGTTGCTGCAGTTGCGGTATCTACAGATGAAATGGCGGCTGAATTAGTTGCGGCATTCGGTGGTAAAGATAACATCACTAACCTAGATGCCTGTATTACTCGACTACGAGTAAGCGTTAATTCGGTTGATAATGTTAATCAAGACAAGCTAAAACAACTTGGTGCTAAAGCGGTAGTTGTCGCAGGCAGTGGCATTCAAGCTATCTTCGGTACTAAGTCTGATAATCTACGTACTGATATGGAAGACTATATCAACACGCTATAA
- a CDS encoding YqcC family protein produces MTIYLQAQQLLVAIEAELKSKALWNDVTPSAEAFASTTPFCVDTMPFTDWLQFIFLVKMEQLVVMQMPLPNKMAIHPMAEEAFKAVPADTRELLALILSFDQLLNKKN; encoded by the coding sequence ATGACGATCTATCTGCAGGCTCAGCAGTTATTAGTGGCGATTGAAGCTGAATTGAAAAGCAAGGCTTTATGGAATGATGTTACACCAAGTGCGGAAGCCTTCGCGAGTACGACGCCATTTTGTGTTGATACCATGCCTTTTACAGATTGGTTGCAGTTTATTTTTTTAGTGAAAATGGAACAACTGGTGGTGATGCAAATGCCATTACCAAATAAAATGGCAATCCACCCGATGGCGGAAGAAGCCTTTAAAGCAGTACCTGCGGATACGCGAGAGTTATTAGCCCTGATCTTATCGTTTGATCAGCTGTTAAATAAAAAGAATTAA